In one window of Cytophagaceae bacterium ABcell3 DNA:
- a CDS encoding ISL3 family transposase, whose translation MNSIEIFQLALQLTKPWSVTDVRFQEASNGKQELHITISFERGFVFEPESKVHDTQYRTWRHLNFFEHECYLHCKVPRIKTTDGKVKTVEVPWARKGSGFTLLFEAFSMALIEREMPVNKAADLVNEYPQRIWNIFNYWIQIAYRADDQSSVTQLGIDETSVRKGHDYVTVAADLATRRVIHVTPGKDRHTIGRIKDHLKAKGVEHLSITDACIDMSTGFIAGMLEHFPNTSVTFDKFHVVKLLNEAMDDVRKREVREHSILKGHKYTLLKSTHKLSAKQKQDRQVLIELLPTIGKAYRLKTLFQSFWEFKTKEEGSAFLAYWCDLVEEEGLYAFKKFVNTIKSHWQGITNYVESQIANGVMEGINSKIQLAKRRARGYRNITNFINMIYFISSKLKFNYPQYST comes from the coding sequence ATGAACAGTATCGAAATATTTCAATTGGCTTTGCAGTTAACAAAGCCTTGGTCGGTAACCGATGTTAGGTTTCAGGAAGCATCCAATGGTAAACAAGAACTTCATATAACCATTAGCTTTGAGCGTGGTTTCGTATTTGAACCAGAAAGTAAAGTTCATGATACTCAATATAGGACTTGGCGTCACCTCAATTTTTTTGAACATGAATGTTATCTTCATTGCAAAGTCCCTCGAATCAAAACAACGGATGGAAAGGTAAAAACCGTGGAAGTGCCGTGGGCTAGAAAAGGAAGTGGTTTTACTTTGTTGTTTGAGGCTTTTAGCATGGCTTTGATTGAGCGAGAGATGCCCGTGAACAAAGCAGCTGATTTAGTGAATGAGTACCCACAGCGCATATGGAATATATTTAACTACTGGATACAAATTGCCTATCGGGCAGATGATCAAAGCTCGGTGACCCAATTGGGTATTGATGAGACTTCTGTAAGAAAAGGACATGATTATGTGACCGTAGCAGCAGATTTGGCTACTCGCCGTGTGATTCATGTTACTCCAGGCAAGGATCGGCACACTATCGGAAGAATTAAAGACCATTTAAAAGCAAAGGGTGTTGAACATCTGTCAATTACCGACGCATGCATTGATATGTCTACAGGTTTTATCGCAGGCATGCTCGAACATTTTCCTAACACCTCGGTAACATTTGATAAATTTCATGTAGTCAAACTGCTTAATGAAGCTATGGACGATGTACGTAAGCGAGAAGTCCGAGAACACTCAATACTTAAAGGACACAAATACACGCTATTAAAGTCCACACACAAACTTAGCGCTAAACAGAAGCAGGACCGGCAGGTACTTATTGAACTGTTACCAACTATTGGGAAGGCTTATCGGTTAAAGACCTTATTTCAGAGCTTTTGGGAGTTTAAAACAAAAGAAGAGGGCTCTGCTTTCTTGGCTTACTGGTGTGACCTTGTTGAAGAGGAAGGCTTGTATGCCTTCAAGAAGTTTGTAAACACAATAAAGTCCCACTGGCAAGGAATTACCAATTATGTCGAGTCCCAGATTGCCAATGGTGTCATGGAAGGGATTAACAGCAAAATACAACTAGCTAAAAGAAGAGCTCGTGGATATCGGAATATTACAAATTTTATCAACATGATTTACTTTATTTCCTCTAAATTGAAATTCAATTACCCACAGTATTCCACATAG
- a CDS encoding TolC family protein has product MKKYIPKPYYIIMLVLASWTVSAQDTLTIEQAISMALRDNYEVRVAKNNVHVRQNMAAPGMAGLLPVLGADGNASYSNRDTRVLITPENPVIEAPSAVSTTIQGQVGLNYVLFDGLGNVYTFQSLKTQHGLSETEARMTLENTIVQVSNAFYNLALLQENYHTAVEALEISRERYQRQATRSEYGRAVSSEVLNARVDLNQDTVALITLKTEIENAKRDINSLLSREIDTDFVIKTNVTFHEDLSYEHLLSQAMEQNADVIAARQNQAIARLDQKIAQAAYFPTLSLNAGYGYMRTDNQAGVPLFIQALGLNAGVTMTYNIFDGNRRRIQEQNAKLNLQTSEMLIKQELLDTKRDFRNTWDNYQTALTVLQTERENLNAAEANFKRNQELYNLGRISNTQFREAQLNLIRSKFAISNALYSAKLSEIELLRISGQLLKGSDQ; this is encoded by the coding sequence ATGAAAAAGTATATTCCAAAACCTTATTATATAATCATGCTTGTGCTGGCAAGTTGGACAGTCAGTGCGCAAGATACCCTTACGATAGAACAGGCCATTTCTATGGCTTTAAGAGATAATTATGAGGTAAGGGTAGCCAAGAACAATGTACATGTAAGGCAAAACATGGCTGCTCCGGGTATGGCTGGCCTGCTTCCGGTGTTGGGCGCAGACGGAAACGCCAGTTACAGCAACAGGGACACCAGGGTTTTAATTACCCCAGAAAACCCTGTCATTGAAGCTCCTTCTGCAGTTTCTACCACCATTCAGGGGCAAGTTGGACTTAACTACGTGCTTTTTGATGGTCTTGGAAATGTATATACTTTTCAAAGCCTTAAAACCCAACATGGCTTATCCGAAACTGAAGCACGAATGACTTTAGAAAATACCATTGTTCAAGTCAGCAATGCTTTTTATAATTTAGCCCTTTTACAAGAGAACTACCACACGGCAGTAGAAGCCTTGGAAATATCAAGGGAAAGGTACCAAAGACAAGCCACCAGAAGCGAATATGGTAGAGCGGTTTCCTCTGAAGTGTTGAATGCAAGGGTAGACCTCAACCAAGATACTGTAGCACTGATTACCCTAAAGACAGAAATAGAAAACGCTAAAAGGGACATAAACTCGTTGCTTTCCCGAGAAATAGATACTGATTTCGTTATCAAAACCAATGTAACTTTCCATGAAGACTTGTCTTATGAGCACTTACTTTCACAAGCCATGGAACAAAATGCAGATGTTATAGCTGCAAGGCAAAATCAAGCGATTGCAAGACTGGACCAAAAAATTGCACAGGCTGCATACTTTCCAACACTATCGCTCAATGCCGGGTACGGGTATATGCGAACAGACAATCAAGCAGGGGTACCGTTGTTTATACAAGCCTTGGGACTTAATGCAGGGGTTACCATGACATATAATATTTTTGACGGTAACAGAAGAAGAATTCAAGAGCAAAATGCCAAGCTCAACCTCCAGACCAGTGAAATGCTCATTAAACAAGAACTGCTGGATACCAAAAGAGACTTCCGAAATACTTGGGACAATTACCAGACAGCTTTAACTGTACTGCAAACAGAAAGGGAAAATTTGAACGCTGCAGAAGCCAACTTCAAGAGAAACCAAGAACTTTACAACCTTGGCCGAATTAGCAACACCCAATTTAGAGAAGCCCAACTTAACCTAATCCGTAGTAAGTTCGCCATCTCAAATGCTTTATACTCTGCAAAACTGTCAGAAATAGAGCTTCTAAGAATTAGTGGGCAATTGCTAAAGGGTTCTGATCAATAA
- a CDS encoding metallophosphoesterase: protein MANFAISDIHGCNKSFLALLKKLNLRKGDTLYLLGDLINKGPDSIGVLNTVLELIRNKIDVKPLKGNHEQMLIDVIRIGQPKINPFVRKMLNLEKESAIPEHLLEWISQWPYFYENDHFVFVHAGLNFEIENVFDDLKSMVYIRDNTIMPEKIDHRRLIHGHTPQTVLSTQKQIDNMKPAINIDGGCVMYRSKKLAHLMALDLDFLHLIVQPNIDHQPKAKLSKEVSSQL, encoded by the coding sequence ATGGCAAACTTTGCAATAAGCGACATACACGGTTGTAACAAGAGTTTTTTAGCATTGCTTAAAAAACTGAACCTTCGAAAAGGGGATACCTTGTATCTTCTTGGAGACCTGATCAACAAAGGGCCTGACAGTATAGGGGTTTTAAACACGGTTCTTGAATTAATCCGAAACAAAATTGATGTCAAGCCTCTTAAAGGCAACCATGAGCAAATGCTTATCGATGTTATCCGGATTGGACAACCGAAAATAAATCCATTTGTGCGCAAAATGCTCAATCTGGAAAAAGAGTCAGCCATTCCAGAGCATTTACTCGAATGGATCAGCCAATGGCCTTACTTTTATGAAAATGATCACTTCGTTTTTGTTCATGCGGGGTTAAACTTCGAAATAGAAAATGTTTTTGATGACCTTAAATCTATGGTGTATATCAGAGACAATACCATAATGCCGGAAAAAATAGACCACCGTAGGTTGATTCATGGACATACACCACAAACTGTTTTAAGTACTCAAAAACAAATAGACAACATGAAACCGGCCATCAATATAGATGGTGGGTGTGTCATGTATCGCAGTAAAAAACTCGCTCACCTGATGGCATTAGATCTAGATTTTCTGCATTTGATCGTCCAGCCAAATATCGACCATCAGCCTAAAGCAAAACTTTCCAAAGAAGTTTCCTCTCAACTATAA
- a CDS encoding GH3 auxin-responsive promoter family protein: MAIAGTLIKAAIHLQQYIIPETEHAGEEQTKQLRSLLKKASDTSFGKFYGFENLLKSPNIKSDFVQKVPIHDYETISQRWWCRSLEGEKDICWPGRVQFFALSSGTTGNKSKRIPVTQDMLKSIQKTSLQQILSLTHYNLPVDFYEKDILLVGSSTSLSDKGVYKEGEISGISAYNIPEWFNNYYKPGNDIAGISNWEEKVDAIIKKAPEWDIGAMAGIPAWYQVMMQRIIDYYGLETIHDIWPNLQVYASGGVAFEPYRKNFDKLFGKPVHVTDTYLASEGYLAFQCRPDTNAMKLNLDAGIYYEFVPFTEHNFDSEGKIKPNPEIHLLEEVEENCDYAIVISTCSGAWRYLIGDTIRFTNKARHEIIITGRTKHFLNVAGSQLSIEKLNAGINHLQETFDIKIADFLVSAIEYQEGFAHKWYIGSNDPADNQLLKNSLDHYLKEINKNYKGAREKALKDVFVEIVPPDFFYQYHVKYKTAGGQSKTPRVMKKEQFQQFEALVETLSQTQR; this comes from the coding sequence ATGGCAATTGCAGGAACTTTAATAAAAGCTGCTATTCACTTGCAGCAATATATAATACCCGAAACAGAGCATGCAGGGGAGGAACAAACAAAACAGTTAAGGAGTCTCCTTAAAAAAGCAAGCGATACCTCATTTGGGAAGTTTTATGGCTTTGAAAACTTGCTAAAAAGCCCAAATATTAAATCTGATTTTGTCCAAAAAGTACCTATTCACGACTATGAAACAATCTCTCAAAGATGGTGGTGCCGCTCTTTGGAAGGGGAGAAGGACATATGCTGGCCCGGCAGGGTTCAATTCTTTGCGTTAAGTTCAGGAACCACCGGTAACAAAAGCAAGAGAATCCCTGTAACACAAGACATGCTGAAGTCTATCCAAAAAACCAGTCTACAGCAAATCTTGTCTTTAACCCATTATAATTTACCGGTAGACTTTTATGAAAAAGACATCTTGCTTGTGGGTAGCAGCACTTCTTTATCAGACAAAGGAGTTTATAAAGAAGGAGAAATCAGCGGCATTAGTGCTTATAACATACCTGAATGGTTTAACAATTACTATAAACCAGGAAATGACATAGCTGGCATAAGTAACTGGGAAGAAAAAGTAGACGCCATCATCAAAAAAGCACCCGAATGGGACATAGGCGCTATGGCTGGCATACCTGCTTGGTACCAGGTCATGATGCAGCGTATCATAGATTACTATGGACTTGAAACCATCCATGATATCTGGCCAAACCTTCAAGTTTATGCATCTGGCGGGGTAGCTTTCGAACCTTACCGCAAAAATTTTGATAAACTGTTTGGCAAACCGGTACATGTTACGGATACCTATTTAGCTTCTGAGGGCTACTTGGCCTTTCAGTGCAGGCCTGATACAAATGCCATGAAACTAAACCTTGATGCAGGTATCTATTATGAGTTTGTGCCTTTTACGGAGCATAACTTTGACAGCGAAGGAAAAATTAAACCAAATCCTGAAATTCATCTTCTGGAAGAGGTTGAAGAAAACTGCGATTACGCTATCGTCATATCTACTTGCAGTGGGGCATGGAGGTACCTTATTGGTGACACGATTAGGTTTACGAATAAAGCCAGGCACGAAATAATTATAACAGGACGGACCAAACACTTTTTAAATGTGGCAGGCTCCCAGCTTTCAATAGAAAAGCTCAATGCCGGTATTAATCATTTACAAGAAACTTTTGATATAAAAATAGCTGATTTCTTGGTGTCTGCTATTGAGTATCAAGAGGGGTTTGCACACAAATGGTATATAGGATCCAACGACCCTGCCGATAATCAGTTGCTGAAAAACAGCCTGGACCACTATTTAAAAGAAATTAACAAAAACTACAAAGGCGCACGGGAAAAAGCCCTAAAAGATGTGTTTGTTGAGATTGTCCCGCCAGATTTCTTTTACCAATACCATGTAAAATACAAAACTGCCGGCGGGCAAAGCAAAACACCTAGGGTGATGAAAAAAGAACAATTTCAACAATTTGAAGCACTGGTAGAAACCCTTTCACAAACACAACGATAG
- a CDS encoding GIY-YIG nuclease family protein translates to MNLDNILNKRIEIISEEFAYKYLVHINEINDVLNGKLLSSYGCIYSPQSLSQYYLYYITSKYNKIEGKLLRLDSTLKSRCDLTFKFAQVIYEDYAEDKVINLFYLFERYQYIVFKRLDVLTSVKHSFPENLWEYSVSENLINGKDNFVYLMKNLRNGLFKIGRSLNPDKRERTLQSEEPEIKLFLSRKAPKSAELALHERYKKKRVRGEWFYLCNNDVKNIEKFLLSKNN, encoded by the coding sequence ATGAATTTAGACAATATTTTAAACAAAAGAATTGAGATTATTTCTGAGGAATTTGCATATAAATACCTTGTTCATATTAATGAAATCAACGATGTCCTTAATGGGAAATTACTCTCATCATATGGATGTATCTATTCTCCTCAGTCTTTATCTCAATATTATCTTTATTACATTACCAGTAAATACAATAAGATTGAAGGAAAATTATTGAGATTAGATTCCACATTAAAATCAAGATGTGATTTAACCTTTAAATTTGCTCAGGTTATATATGAGGATTATGCAGAGGACAAAGTGATTAATCTGTTTTATCTATTTGAGAGGTATCAATATATAGTTTTCAAAAGATTGGATGTTTTAACAAGTGTTAAACATTCGTTTCCTGAAAATTTATGGGAATATAGCGTCAGTGAGAATCTAATTAATGGTAAAGATAATTTTGTTTATTTGATGAAAAATTTAAGAAATGGTCTCTTTAAGATTGGCCGTAGTTTAAATCCTGATAAAAGGGAAAGAACTCTACAATCCGAAGAACCGGAGATTAAACTATTCTTAAGTAGAAAAGCTCCTAAATCTGCCGAACTAGCATTACACGAAAGATATAAGAAAAAGAGGGTTAGAGGTGAATGGTTTTATTTATGTAATAATGATGTGAAAAACATTGAAAAGTTTTTATTATCTAAAAACAATTAA
- a CDS encoding DUF2490 domain-containing protein, with protein sequence MKYKRLCFIILFVWLLPSKALCQTIENQREIWLGYMSSVKITDRFSLWNDFHYVSTSFFASRHGLTYFFQPQHSISAGYAWVVTSTGFSDKLIRPENRLWAQMAGRLSIRNKTLYQYRLRYDARFRKMISNSEILDDRIFYHRIRLMNGLRFYIKDLPNQRRLHFDVLDELLLNFGKQVNNEIDQNRLYLLLGLSKKNITVLSGYDWRIIPMQNGNFIFRHGLTVWIIHNMSFR encoded by the coding sequence ATGAAATATAAAAGACTCTGTTTTATAATTCTTTTTGTATGGCTCCTTCCCAGTAAAGCTTTATGTCAAACAATAGAAAATCAAAGGGAAATATGGCTGGGTTATATGTCATCTGTTAAAATTACAGACAGGTTTTCTTTGTGGAATGATTTTCATTATGTATCTACTTCATTTTTCGCTTCACGTCATGGGCTAACATATTTTTTTCAACCTCAACATAGTATAAGTGCAGGCTATGCGTGGGTAGTTACGTCAACTGGTTTTTCAGATAAGCTGATCCGTCCCGAAAACCGTCTGTGGGCACAAATGGCAGGTCGTTTATCAATTAGGAATAAGACTTTGTATCAATACCGATTACGCTATGATGCAAGGTTCAGGAAAATGATAAGTAATTCGGAAATACTTGATGATAGAATATTCTACCATCGGATTAGATTGATGAATGGATTAAGATTTTATATAAAAGACCTCCCTAATCAAAGAAGACTTCATTTTGATGTATTAGATGAACTACTTTTAAATTTTGGTAAGCAGGTAAATAATGAAATAGACCAGAACAGACTGTATCTGTTACTAGGATTATCTAAGAAAAACATAACCGTATTATCAGGATATGATTGGAGAATAATACCTATGCAAAATGGCAATTTTATATTCAGGCATGGTCTTACGGTTTGGATTATTCATAATATGAGTTTCCGGTAA
- a CDS encoding IS66 family transposase, with amino-acid sequence MKGWQVLGSLLFIMHFLHLFAANIHAQVQDLQHYIDIIEKQQKIILQQEKVIAEQAARIVALENEVKKLKEKVRILKEGKNSNNSSIPPSADQKRTTNKSLRTKTGKKTGGQPGHKGSTLKMTDNPDQVVKHTPSLCDCCGEDISDKEEVLKEKRQVVDIPPIKPVYVEHRVFVKKCTCGHETSSAFPEDVKASIQYGAGVEGLVAYLSARHYVPFARTGEILGHVFGLPLSEGSIGNILERFAKKAQEPYKRIKEDVAKAPVVGSDETGCKVNGEKLWVFTWQDPENTFLSISKSRGNVGIAESFPDGFPMSTLISDAWAAQLATLARRHQLCTAHLLRDLKYFVEVLHCSWAEDIKKLFEDALKLKKDWQDELEGNFEEKRKGVFDRFDKLLKQSVVFEKVKPFKKRLQKNKESVFEFLNQKDVPPDNNASERAIRNIKVKLKVSGQFRSLQGAQCFLTIRSVIDTAIKRGCKVLDVLKDFDKLSPAE; translated from the coding sequence ATGAAAGGTTGGCAAGTTTTGGGCAGCCTTCTTTTTATAATGCACTTTCTGCACCTATTTGCAGCCAATATCCACGCTCAGGTGCAAGACTTACAACACTATATTGATATTATTGAAAAGCAGCAGAAAATCATTTTGCAGCAAGAAAAAGTTATTGCTGAACAGGCTGCCCGTATAGTTGCATTGGAGAATGAGGTCAAAAAACTCAAAGAGAAGGTCAGGATATTAAAAGAAGGCAAGAACAGCAACAATAGCTCGATCCCCCCTTCAGCAGACCAGAAAAGAACCACCAATAAAAGCCTGCGCACCAAAACAGGAAAAAAGACCGGCGGCCAACCTGGCCATAAAGGGAGCACTTTGAAAATGACCGATAACCCTGACCAAGTGGTCAAGCATACACCATCTTTGTGTGACTGTTGTGGAGAAGACATCTCGGACAAAGAAGAAGTTTTAAAAGAAAAAAGACAGGTTGTCGATATCCCGCCCATTAAACCGGTATATGTTGAGCACAGGGTCTTTGTCAAAAAATGTACATGTGGACATGAAACCAGCAGTGCATTTCCTGAAGACGTGAAAGCCAGTATACAATATGGGGCCGGAGTCGAAGGGCTTGTAGCCTACCTGTCTGCCCGTCATTATGTCCCATTTGCAAGGACCGGTGAGATATTGGGGCATGTCTTTGGGCTTCCGCTGAGCGAAGGTTCTATTGGCAACATCTTGGAAAGGTTTGCCAAAAAAGCCCAAGAGCCCTATAAGCGGATAAAGGAGGACGTCGCAAAAGCGCCAGTGGTGGGAAGCGATGAAACTGGCTGTAAGGTCAACGGGGAAAAACTTTGGGTGTTTACATGGCAAGACCCCGAAAACACTTTTCTGAGTATCTCAAAATCCAGAGGGAATGTGGGCATTGCAGAAAGCTTCCCGGACGGCTTTCCCATGAGTACCCTGATAAGCGATGCATGGGCAGCCCAACTTGCAACATTGGCAAGAAGGCACCAGTTGTGCACGGCCCACCTTTTGCGCGACCTGAAATATTTTGTAGAAGTGCTGCATTGTTCATGGGCAGAAGATATAAAGAAGCTGTTTGAAGACGCCCTAAAGTTAAAGAAGGACTGGCAGGATGAATTAGAAGGCAACTTTGAAGAGAAAAGAAAAGGTGTTTTTGACAGGTTTGACAAACTGTTGAAACAGTCTGTAGTATTTGAAAAAGTAAAGCCCTTCAAAAAAAGGCTGCAAAAGAACAAGGAATCCGTTTTTGAATTCCTGAACCAGAAGGACGTCCCGCCAGACAATAATGCGTCAGAAAGAGCCATCAGAAATATAAAAGTAAAGCTGAAGGTATCAGGTCAATTCCGTTCCTTGCAGGGTGCGCAGTGCTTCCTGACCATAAGGTCAGTTATAGATACTGCCATTAAACGGGGCTGCAAGGTTTTGGATGTACTTAAAGACTTTGATAAATTAAGCCCTGCTGAGTAG
- the gldM gene encoding gliding motility protein GldM, which produces MAGIKETPRQKLIGMMYLVLMALLALQVSSAILYKFQYLNDNLDSFKNEQLERNSLRLSEIREAVTQRGKRPEEVELAQTAQEVLENTREVLGFTSSLKKDLVEMTGGYDEEGNLKGASNETDVEVHMIGPNKNGKGYELKERVNSYIQYINEKTDGDFPPLALDGAQDPLLKNNPEQRNKDFSQLNFGQTPLVAAMAVITELESRVASVESSVLTGIYDQIGLNDFKFDKLSPMVRSSTMYVPAGQKYEADLFMTATSSSLKPDMFIDDNTVPVDENGIGKVSFTASGDNFNDNGIQKKVWTGKVKMKTPAGEDTVYTISEEYYVTKPVLDIKSGVVKSLYKNCGNKLNIQVPALGNTYNPSFSVTGGSVIKGNRKGEITIVPNAATVKLRVSSDGYDLGGEDYKVKMVPLPRVEILVNGKAVNPANGIQVGNFRNLAVKVIPDPSFEEALPDDAKYYISEGSVIHSRSRRPQSTVPLQSGTANLTAIANNAQANDMLVVEVKEIKRINFRNEVETVKMPAKTEVIPIY; this is translated from the coding sequence ATGGCAGGAATTAAAGAAACACCTAGACAGAAACTGATTGGTATGATGTACCTTGTGCTAATGGCGCTACTTGCTTTGCAGGTTAGTTCAGCTATTCTTTACAAGTTTCAGTACTTAAATGACAACCTTGATTCTTTTAAGAATGAGCAGTTAGAGCGCAACAGTCTCCGGTTGTCCGAGATTCGAGAAGCAGTTACCCAGCGAGGCAAACGGCCTGAAGAAGTTGAGCTGGCACAAACAGCGCAGGAAGTGTTGGAAAATACACGTGAAGTCCTAGGGTTTACTTCATCGCTCAAAAAGGATCTTGTAGAAATGACTGGTGGCTATGATGAGGAGGGTAACCTGAAAGGTGCCAGCAATGAAACGGATGTGGAAGTGCACATGATTGGGCCAAATAAGAATGGCAAGGGTTATGAGCTTAAAGAGCGGGTGAACAGTTATATCCAATACATAAATGAGAAAACGGACGGTGACTTCCCTCCTCTTGCTCTGGATGGTGCTCAGGACCCTTTATTAAAAAACAACCCTGAACAGCGCAACAAGGACTTTTCACAGTTGAATTTTGGCCAAACTCCGCTGGTGGCAGCTATGGCGGTCATAACGGAACTTGAGTCGCGCGTAGCCAGTGTGGAGTCTTCTGTGCTTACTGGAATTTACGACCAGATAGGGCTTAATGATTTTAAATTTGACAAGCTCTCCCCTATGGTCAGAAGTAGTACCATGTATGTACCGGCAGGCCAGAAATATGAGGCTGACCTTTTTATGACAGCTACCTCTAGCTCCTTAAAACCGGATATGTTTATTGATGACAACACTGTTCCTGTTGACGAAAACGGCATCGGAAAAGTTTCTTTTACTGCCTCTGGTGACAATTTTAACGACAATGGTATTCAAAAGAAAGTATGGACTGGCAAGGTAAAAATGAAAACACCTGCTGGAGAAGACACAGTGTATACCATTAGTGAAGAGTATTATGTAACAAAACCTGTCCTGGATATTAAGAGTGGTGTTGTCAAGTCGCTGTACAAAAACTGTGGAAACAAGTTGAATATTCAGGTTCCGGCACTTGGTAACACATATAACCCTTCCTTTAGTGTTACAGGTGGCAGTGTTATAAAAGGTAATCGAAAGGGTGAAATTACCATAGTTCCTAATGCAGCAACGGTAAAACTGAGGGTAAGCAGCGATGGCTATGATCTGGGCGGTGAAGACTATAAGGTAAAAATGGTTCCGCTTCCAAGGGTAGAAATTTTGGTCAATGGAAAGGCTGTGAACCCTGCCAATGGTATACAGGTTGGCAACTTTAGGAATCTGGCAGTTAAGGTCATTCCGGATCCTTCTTTTGAAGAGGCACTGCCCGATGATGCAAAGTATTATATTTCTGAAGGTAGTGTGATACACTCACGTTCGCGCAGGCCACAGAGCACAGTACCACTTCAGTCAGGTACGGCAAACCTGACAGCCATTGCCAACAATGCTCAAGCCAACGATATGCTGGTAGTGGAAGTCAAGGAGATTAAGAGGATTAACTTCCGTAATGAAGTCGAAACGGTGAAGATGCCTGCCAAAACAGAGGTGATTCCTATTTATTAA
- a CDS encoding JAB domain-containing protein, whose translation MNIRLSKDQKIKILNSEDLYKVMQQVLLRENKIDRNKEHFWIVCLANNNQILLIELISLGTVNKTLVEPMEVFSFALQKRAVKIIMVHNHPSGELEPSYGDIQITDKMVAIGKFVNVPVIDHLIITEKDFYSFIDSGLLSKIEKESKYDLTFSKVDSLKEEIKSIESKKATEMAKKMLEDNLPLEAIEKYTGLSKKQITKLSKN comes from the coding sequence ATGAACATCCGGCTATCAAAAGATCAAAAGATTAAAATTCTGAACTCGGAAGACTTATACAAAGTCATGCAGCAGGTATTGTTGCGTGAAAACAAGATAGACCGGAACAAGGAGCACTTCTGGATAGTGTGCCTGGCCAATAACAACCAGATCCTGCTTATCGAGTTAATCAGCTTAGGCACGGTAAATAAAACTCTGGTGGAACCTATGGAGGTTTTCAGCTTTGCCTTGCAGAAACGAGCTGTTAAAATCATCATGGTACATAATCATCCGAGTGGCGAACTTGAACCTTCATATGGTGATATACAAATAACTGATAAGATGGTTGCTATAGGAAAATTTGTCAATGTTCCTGTTATAGATCATCTCATTATTACAGAAAAAGATTTTTACAGCTTTATTGATTCTGGCTTACTTTCTAAAATTGAGAAGGAAAGCAAATATGATTTAACTTTTAGTAAAGTTGATTCCTTGAAAGAGGAGATTAAATCTATTGAAAGCAAAAAGGCCACGGAAATGGCAAAAAAGATGCTTGAGGATAATCTTCCTTTAGAGGCTATTGAAAAATATACAGGCTTGTCGAAAAAACAAATAACGAAACTTTCTAAAAATTAA